In Cololabis saira isolate AMF1-May2022 chromosome 1, fColSai1.1, whole genome shotgun sequence, the following proteins share a genomic window:
- the ppa2 gene encoding inorganic pyrophosphatase 2, mitochondrial, whose protein sequence is MSSLLRRSALRCLDTVLTPYSASANKVVTQATTLPHLYYLRKTMHYQTEQRGQPNSPDYRIYFKTLEGKYISPFHDIPLVVESEQDNGVPAKKLKNENEVLYNMVVEVPRWSNAKMEIATKEPLNPIKQDMKKGKLRYVANIFPHKGYIWNYGALPQTWEDPGHEDKDTNCCGDNDPIDVCDIGTQVCSPGQVIQVKVLGILAMIDEGEMDWKVIAINAEDPDAKNLNSIEDVRKTRPGHLEATVDWFRKYKVPDGKPENEFGFNSQFKDKDFALSIINSTHEHWRALVQKKTNAGGIECKNLSCCDSPHRCGADDARDVVQSAPAFGNANPVSPEVDKWHFV, encoded by the exons ATGAGCTCTCTGCTGCGGCGCTCCGCGCTCCGCTGCCTGGACACAGTTCTCACTCCATATTCAGCTTCTGCTAATAAAGTCGTGACACAAGCAACAACTTTGCCTCACCTGTATTACTTGAGAAAAACGATGCACTATCAAACGGAGCAGAGAGGACAGCCGAATTCTCCCGACTACCGCATTTATTTTA AAACCTTGGAAGGAAAATACATTTCACCATTCCACGATATCCCACTTGTTGTGGAGTCCGAACAG GATAATGGCGTGCCCGCTAAAAAGCTCAAGAATGAAAATGAG GTGCTCTATAACATGGTGGTGGAGGTACCTCGATGGTCAAATGCTAAAATGGAG ATTGCAACAAAGGAACCGCTGAATCCCATCAAACAAGATATGAAGAAAGGAAAGCTGCGATATGTTGCCAACATTTTTCCCCATAAAGGTTACATTTGGAATTACGGAGCACTACCACAG ACGTGGGAGGACCCAGGTCATGAAGATAAAGACACAAACTGCTGCGGTGACAATGATCCGATTGACGTTTGTGACATCGGAACCCAG gtGTGCTCCCCGGGCCAGGTGATCCAAGTTAAAGTGCTCGGCATCTTGGCCATGATCGACGAGGGAGAAATGGACTGGAAGGTCATCGCCATCAATGCTGAAGACCCTGATGCCAAGAACTTAAATA gTATAGAGGATGTCCGCAAGACCCGACCGGGTCATTTAGAGGCCACCGTTGACTGGTTTAGGAAATATAAGGTGCCTGATGGAAAGCCTGAAAACGAGTTTGGATTCAACAGCCAATTCAAGGACAAG GACTTTGCACTCTCAATTATCAACTCCACCCACGAGCACTGGAGGGCCCTTGTGCAAAAGAAAACCAATGCTGGAGGGATTGAATG CAAAAACCTCTCTTGCTGTGATAGCCCTCATAGATGCGGTGCAGATGATGCCAGAGATGTTGTCCAATCG GCGCCGGCTTTTGGCAATGCAAATCCTGTGTCTCCAGAAG TGGACAAGTGGCATTTCGTCTGA